In the genome of Fulvivirga maritima, one region contains:
- a CDS encoding beta/gamma crystallin family protein, whose amino-acid sequence MKTLKRTSLFSKAIIALYFTLFMSCKDHIIEEMTDEKATAEQAVVTSTQARTSADALVKRWAPIHYMDVDVTGTYAENGKSDYITAINYDGDWNAENNWENLSTYGNDLYAHVYYSVVETSTHWYIIYAFFHPRDWTDIALLYYLDQHENDLEGILMMIEKDGSTYGALRGAVTVSHSDFFSFTPSGSPLTNGHENIDGTLQFANYNGEMHPVTAQEAKGHGLKAWPQYDINGDGIIYYPSMNDIAEKPADEYDNHVEYKLVNIFESNGLWAQRNNTALFYDAGGDFRGNNFKDGGANAPWAWNDGNDGIVNGGEMATDPAKLFDNYFEGISNISHIYTSNTYNPNGGGVATLYEDCNYRGYAVSLPVGDYTLSQLESRGISNDDVSSLRVENGYKVVLYWDNNFSGSSITKTSNEGCLGNQGWNDELSSVRVMHN is encoded by the coding sequence ATGAAAACACTGAAACGTACATCGTTATTCAGCAAGGCCATTATTGCCTTATATTTTACTTTATTTATGAGCTGTAAAGATCATATTATAGAAGAAATGACCGATGAAAAAGCTACCGCAGAACAAGCTGTGGTCACCAGCACCCAAGCCAGAACTTCAGCTGATGCCCTGGTAAAAAGATGGGCTCCCATTCATTATATGGATGTAGACGTGACCGGTACTTACGCTGAAAATGGCAAGTCTGACTACATCACAGCCATTAATTATGATGGTGACTGGAATGCAGAAAACAACTGGGAGAATTTGTCTACCTACGGAAATGACCTTTATGCACATGTGTACTACTCTGTAGTGGAGACCTCCACCCACTGGTATATCATTTATGCCTTTTTCCACCCCAGAGATTGGACGGACATAGCCTTGCTCTATTACCTTGATCAGCATGAAAATGACCTGGAAGGTATATTAATGATGATAGAAAAAGATGGCAGCACTTATGGAGCATTACGAGGCGCTGTAACCGTGAGTCACTCAGACTTCTTTTCTTTCACCCCTTCGGGCAGCCCGCTGACTAATGGCCATGAAAATATTGATGGCACGCTACAGTTCGCTAACTATAATGGTGAAATGCACCCCGTTACTGCTCAAGAAGCTAAAGGTCATGGGTTAAAAGCCTGGCCCCAGTATGATATCAACGGAGATGGCATTATTTACTACCCTTCTATGAATGACATAGCTGAAAAGCCTGCTGATGAATATGATAATCATGTAGAGTATAAACTCGTGAATATATTTGAAAGCAATGGTTTATGGGCACAACGAAACAATACGGCCTTATTTTATGATGCCGGTGGAGATTTCAGAGGTAACAATTTTAAAGATGGAGGAGCCAATGCACCCTGGGCCTGGAATGATGGTAACGACGGAATTGTAAATGGAGGAGAAATGGCCACTGACCCTGCAAAGCTTTTTGACAACTATTTTGAAGGCATCAGTAACATATCTCATATATACACCAGCAATACTTACAACCCCAATGGTGGTGGAGTAGCTACTTTATATGAGGACTGCAACTACAGGGGCTATGCAGTATCATTGCCTGTGGGTGATTATACCCTAAGCCAGCTGGAAAGCAGAGGCATTTCTAATGATGATGTATCTTCCTTAAGAGTAGAAAATGGCTACAAGGTAGTTTTATATTGGGATAACAACTTCTCTGGAAGCTCAATAACCAAAACCTCTAATGAAGGCTGCCTGGGCAACCAGGGCTGGAATGATGAACTTAGCTCCGTAAGAGTAATGCATAATTAA
- a CDS encoding metallophosphoesterase — MTRSLVFNLFLITTAAWLCAYCSSPKKELSQATLLRSPYLQCAFKDSLTILWRTDSGEVCHVEYRSADQEKWQQATGITRATNTAAIENEVVLHHLLPNKKYEYKIFTNKQEQLPDEKFWFRSPLTKKDTAFTFFAVGDIGEPVDEGGTPDVLAKALEPHKDSLAFGLLLGDIVYPDGSSQRYDQNLFQYFTKVFPYVPTYALLGNHDWQLPDDFTKEWKLPNNEHYYSFDYGKTHFIGLDSKIGDFYDYEEQVEWFKNDLQKRAKDTEWTIVFLHHNGKSCTYKQDYENVIALYPIFEEAKVDLVLNGHAHTYERLNPMNGQGEPISQYIGKTATYANPSGFISITVGSGGKLRGIGSDPKPFTPDPEHCRHPNLVAKANHLWAYLQLSIEGRKLKAKAISTEKGDVVDEFIIEK, encoded by the coding sequence ATGACAAGATCACTCGTATTCAACCTCTTTCTTATCACCACAGCCGCATGGCTTTGTGCATATTGTTCTTCCCCTAAAAAGGAACTATCACAAGCTACACTACTACGAAGCCCCTATTTGCAGTGCGCTTTTAAAGACAGCCTTACCATACTTTGGCGAACAGACAGCGGAGAGGTTTGTCATGTAGAATACCGATCTGCTGACCAGGAAAAATGGCAGCAAGCCACAGGCATCACCCGAGCTACTAACACGGCAGCCATTGAAAACGAAGTGGTGCTGCATCACCTGCTTCCAAATAAAAAATATGAGTATAAAATATTTACTAATAAGCAGGAGCAATTACCAGATGAAAAGTTTTGGTTCCGCTCTCCATTAACCAAAAAAGACACTGCTTTCACCTTTTTTGCTGTGGGAGATATAGGTGAGCCTGTAGATGAAGGTGGCACACCCGATGTGCTGGCTAAAGCCCTGGAACCGCACAAAGACTCATTAGCTTTCGGTCTGCTGTTAGGCGATATTGTTTACCCTGACGGCTCCAGCCAACGCTATGACCAAAACCTTTTTCAATATTTCACTAAAGTGTTTCCTTATGTGCCTACCTATGCCTTGCTGGGCAACCATGATTGGCAGCTACCTGATGACTTCACTAAAGAGTGGAAACTCCCTAACAACGAGCATTATTATAGCTTTGATTATGGAAAAACCCATTTCATAGGCTTAGATTCTAAAATTGGCGACTTCTATGATTATGAAGAACAAGTAGAATGGTTCAAAAATGATTTACAAAAACGTGCTAAAGACACCGAATGGACCATTGTTTTTCTCCATCATAACGGCAAATCATGCACATACAAGCAAGATTATGAAAATGTAATAGCCCTCTACCCTATTTTTGAAGAAGCGAAAGTAGACCTGGTGCTCAATGGCCATGCGCATACTTATGAAAGGCTCAACCCTATGAACGGACAAGGGGAACCAATATCGCAATACATTGGCAAAACAGCGACCTACGCCAACCCAAGCGGATTTATAAGCATAACCGTGGGCAGCGGCGGGAAGCTAAGAGGCATAGGTTCCGACCCGAAACCATTCACCCCTGATCCTGAGCATTGCCGACACCCGAACCTGGTAGCGAAGGCCAACCATCTCTGGGCTTATCTACAGCTGAGCATTGAAGGCAGAAAATTAAAAGCTAAGGCCATTAGCACTGAAAAAGGTGATGTTGTAGATGAGTTTATTATTGAAAAATAA